The segment CTCCATGCCCTTGACGCGCGATCCCTGGGGGATCATCTCCCAGGCCCTGTCGATGATGCGACCGTGATCGGTCTTCGTGTAGTAGTTGAGGTTGAACTCCCTGCTAAGCGGAGCCGGGCCGCTTAGCAGGGTCGAGTGCCAGTAGTGATTCGCCGCGTTGACAACGACGAACACCACGACCAGGACCCACAGCAACGCGGCCTTGTTGTTCAGGCGGTCCCGAAGCTTGCGCAGGCCGAACAGCGCGGAGATGTATATCAGCGGCAGCACCACCGTCATGTCGTTGTGAAAGTGGAAGCGTTCTCCGATCACCGCTCGGTAGTTGTCGTACCACTGGACCTGCAGGTTGCTTGACATACTGAACATGATGTAAGCGGCCTCCACCGCGGCCGGGAACAGGTATAGCGGCGCGAGGAACGGCAGGAACAATACGGGCAAAAACTCCAGCAGATGGAGCGCGTTTTCCCTGATGAACAGGTTGTCGTACAACAGCTGGGGCTTGGTCAGAATGTTGACCAGCGCCTGGCCTACGGTGCCGCCGTAGGCGTTTAAATGCAGCAGCTCCGAGTCCAGCTCGTTGCCAAGATGTCGATCGAGCAATAGTACGATGGGCAGCAAGATCGCGATCCAGGCCAGCGAGATCAGTATCGCCCGTCTGCCGTAGGTGCGGTCCCCGCTGATCCACAGCGCGATCCCCAACAGCAGATTTATCAGCGGTCCGTTGACCCTCGAGGTGCAGCCCAGGACCAACGCCGCTGAAAACAGCCTTCTTTTTCTGTGCTGAAGAAAGAGGATTTCCAGCAGCAGAAAAAAGATCAACTGCGGAGCGTAATGGTACCCGCTCAGTGCCAGGTAGCCGGTGAGTGGATGCGCCGCGAATGACACTGTAAGCAGCCAGGGCCATAGGTAACCTTCGAGCACCTGCCTGCACAGCAGGTAGAAGATCGGCATCGCGGCTGCGAGAAACAGTACGTTGACGAGAATCGGCCACCAGCTTGAGGGGTGTATCGCCTCGAACAGGAAGATGAAGGCCGCGGCCGGCTGCATGACAATGGTCAGGCTCGACAGGAACGGAACAGTGCCTTGCCGGGATTCAAGGAACTCCGTCCAGATCATGTTGAAGTTCACGACGTCGAACGACTGGACACCGTAAGCATTGAGCTTGGCCGCTTGCAGCAGGCTGTATACGGCCGCGAATATACATGAAAAGACGCAGATCAGCGCAAACGAGCAGCGGGATTTATGCGTCAGGTTTGTTTTGGAATCCATGTTAACTACTCAAGCTATCGACAGTACCGAATCGAGTCAATGCTTCGGCTCGTTGTTCGGGTTGACCACGATTTCGTTGCCGAGCCCATTGATTGGGCAGCTGATTGTCGCACAGGGGCCGGACCAACAGTATGTTGGTCGCGGGTCGCATCAGAACTGACGGAACCGGGTCCAGATACTGCGCACCAGGATCTCGGCCATGCCCAGAAAGTTGATCGGCTTGCGTACGCCGGAGGACAACAGCCGCAGGATGAAGCGCGGCCGGAAATAGAAGCGGCGGTTGAGCAGGCGGTACAGCTCGTCTACCTGGGCCGCCGACAGATGGCGCGTGTTCATCACCGCCTGCTTCTGGGTCCAGTTGTGATAGTTACGGTCCACAAACAGTCGCTCGTTGACCGCGATCTCAAACAGCTCGGAGCGCTTGATCGGGACCAGGACGTTGATTGCCAGAGTGTCCAACTGCATTTGTTTAATGGTCGCAAAGCTGCGCTCGATCCTCTCCCGGTCCTCCCAGGGAAACCCGATGATGATGTTGCCGTTGGTTTGAATCTTGTGCTTGCGGACCCGTACCAGAGTCTCCTTGGCTCGCTCAAGGTCGACCTTTTTATGCATCTGTTCGAGGGTTTCGCTATCGCCGGACTCGATGCCGAAACTCAGAAAGATACATCCCGACTTGGCCAGCAGTTCCAGCAGCGAATCGTCGATGTTTGAGATGTTGGTCTCGCACCCCCATTTGAGACGACGCTGGAATCCTTGGTCGATCATCGCCTCGCACAAGGCGGCCGCCCGCTTGCGGTCGAGCAGCAAGTCCTCGTCGTGAAACAGGATGAAGTTGGAATTGTATTGGTCGAGGATCTGGGCGATCTCGGCCGTGACGTTTTCGACCGATCGCGCGTGCCATTTGCGGTTGGACAACATCGGCGTCGGGCAGAACAGGCAGTTATACACGCAGCCCCGGGAGCTGACGCAGGAGGCCATCCGCTGCAACGAGGCGGGGACTCCGAACAGATTCACCATCCGGTAGCGATCCATCGGCAGCGTCTCGCGCATCGGGAACGGCAGCTCGTCGAGATTCTCGATCCGTGCGCTGATCCCGTTCGAGTGCAATTCTCCGTCGAAATAAGCCAGCCCCTGTACGTCTCTGATCGATTCGATGCTGCCGTCATAGCGTTCGAGGATCTCGCAAAAGGCATACTCACCCTCGCCGACCAGCACCGCGGCGACCCCCGGGTCGCCGGCGATCTCCGGGTTGATCGACGCGTGTTTGCCGCCGTAGACGATCAGCGCTCTACTGACCCGGCGGATGCGCCGCACCAGCTCAAGGCTGATCGCGTAGCTGTCCGAGAGGACCGAGAGGCCGATCACGTCCGGCTGGTATTCCTCGACCTGCCGCACGATCTGATCGTCGGAGGGATCCGACGTAGTGAGCTGCTGAATCAGCCGTACGTCGTGACCAGCCTGTCGCGCCGCGGAGGCGATGTAGGTTAGCCCCATCGGCTCGCAGAAAAAGAACAGGCTTTTCCAGTAACTACTGCGCGGGGCCAGAAGCAGTATTTTCACCGGTGCTCCCATCTGTTGC is part of the Candidatus Alcyoniella australis genome and harbors:
- a CDS encoding DUF2079 domain-containing protein encodes the protein MDSKTNLTHKSRCSFALICVFSCIFAAVYSLLQAAKLNAYGVQSFDVVNFNMIWTEFLESRQGTVPFLSSLTIVMQPAAAFIFLFEAIHPSSWWPILVNVLFLAAAMPIFYLLCRQVLEGYLWPWLLTVSFAAHPLTGYLALSGYHYAPQLIFFLLLEILFLQHRKRRLFSAALVLGCTSRVNGPLINLLLGIALWISGDRTYGRRAILISLAWIAILLPIVLLLDRHLGNELDSELLHLNAYGGTVGQALVNILTKPQLLYDNLFIRENALHLLEFLPVLFLPFLAPLYLFPAAVEAAYIMFSMSSNLQVQWYDNYRAVIGERFHFHNDMTVVLPLIYISALFGLRKLRDRLNNKAALLWVLVVVFVVVNAANHYWHSTLLSGPAPLSREFNLNYYTKTDHGRIIDRAWEMIPQGSRVKGMENLAGFHGPRMERYYHFYFLPADQRFDYLLFDMYSFITMAPRQTLFQQLEGYLKSDEFGTIFFEDGVVLMRRGARVEGNQAVLDFIEQHAKLLEQNLLNPYLFGASPLTIDSRPAVYSQTQLVAHGDDRRVRDAE
- a CDS encoding radical SAM protein; translated protein: MKILLLAPRSSYWKSLFFFCEPMGLTYIASAARQAGHDVRLIQQLTTSDPSDDQIVRQVEEYQPDVIGLSVLSDSYAISLELVRRIRRVSRALIVYGGKHASINPEIAGDPGVAAVLVGEGEYAFCEILERYDGSIESIRDVQGLAYFDGELHSNGISARIENLDELPFPMRETLPMDRYRMVNLFGVPASLQRMASCVSSRGCVYNCLFCPTPMLSNRKWHARSVENVTAEIAQILDQYNSNFILFHDEDLLLDRKRAAALCEAMIDQGFQRRLKWGCETNISNIDDSLLELLAKSGCIFLSFGIESGDSETLEQMHKKVDLERAKETLVRVRKHKIQTNGNIIIGFPWEDRERIERSFATIKQMQLDTLAINVLVPIKRSELFEIAVNERLFVDRNYHNWTQKQAVMNTRHLSAAQVDELYRLLNRRFYFRPRFILRLLSSGVRKPINFLGMAEILVRSIWTRFRQF